In a genomic window of Lacrimispora sp. BS-2:
- a CDS encoding phage scaffolding protein — MKKEEFIALGISEEQAAKAAEASKKELESYVPKADYDTANQAKGQLEKDIKDRDKQLEDLKKSSGDNAELKKQIETLQAENKAAVEKNEADMKELKLSTAIKLTIAESAQDADLVTGLFDKSKLILCDDGKVTGLEEQLKSIKESKPFLFKEAKPGTDTKPGFRPLGAPGQQSQGGTKTDDGKVNMKSAIEAALQAQMPSK; from the coding sequence ATGAAAAAAGAAGAATTTATCGCACTTGGAATTAGTGAGGAACAGGCAGCCAAAGCGGCGGAGGCTTCAAAAAAGGAATTGGAATCCTATGTACCTAAAGCTGATTATGATACAGCCAATCAGGCAAAGGGACAGCTAGAAAAAGATATCAAGGACCGTGACAAGCAGCTGGAGGACTTAAAGAAAAGCAGCGGGGACAATGCGGAACTGAAAAAACAGATCGAAACTTTGCAGGCTGAGAACAAAGCAGCCGTGGAGAAAAACGAAGCAGACATGAAAGAGCTGAAACTTTCTACTGCCATTAAGCTGACCATTGCCGAGTCTGCTCAGGACGCAGATCTGGTAACTGGTTTGTTTGACAAATCCAAACTGATTCTTTGTGATGATGGGAAGGTAACTGGTTTGGAGGAGCAGTTAAAGTCCATAAAGGAATCTAAACCTTTCTTGTTTAAAGAGGCTAAGCCAGGTACAGATACGAAGCCTGGATTCCGTCCTCTTGGTGCACCCGGTCAGCAGTCCCAGGGAGGAACCAAGACCGATGATGGAAAGGTAAATATGAAATCTGCCATTGAAGCAGCGCTTCAGGCACAGATGCCATCTAAATAA
- a CDS encoding major capsid protein: MAITLEEAKKNVQDDLQIGVIDEFRKSNWILDHITFDDAVSPTGGGATPTYSYTRLKTQPTAQFREINKEYTPHEVTKERHSVDIKVFGGSYQIDRVIANMGGIVSEVELQQSQKIKAAQALFNDTFINGDSAVDSNAFDGLDKALTGSSTEYNKGESVIDLSTSQLVTDNFQYFLDMLDEFLRGLDGEPSFIAGNTKLISKLRACARRASMYQVTKSDWGTNVEAYGNIPFVDLGAKPGTNNEVVDIDTTKGTTSLFAARLALDGLHGVSFAGVAPVQTWLPDFTTAGAVKTGEVEMNAAIALKASKAAGAFRNIKVK; encoded by the coding sequence ATGGCTATTACGTTAGAAGAAGCAAAGAAAAATGTGCAGGACGACCTGCAGATCGGGGTGATTGATGAATTCAGAAAATCCAACTGGATCCTGGATCATATTACGTTCGATGATGCCGTTTCCCCAACCGGAGGAGGAGCAACCCCTACTTATTCCTATACCAGACTGAAAACACAGCCTACGGCGCAGTTCCGTGAGATCAATAAGGAGTATACACCTCATGAGGTAACAAAGGAGCGTCATTCCGTGGATATTAAGGTTTTTGGCGGATCCTATCAGATTGACCGTGTTATCGCAAATATGGGAGGTATTGTGTCCGAAGTGGAGCTTCAGCAGTCCCAGAAAATCAAGGCAGCCCAAGCATTGTTTAATGATACCTTTATTAATGGTGATAGTGCTGTGGACAGCAATGCCTTTGATGGCCTGGACAAAGCGCTGACTGGTAGCTCCACAGAGTATAATAAGGGAGAATCAGTCATTGATTTATCCACGTCCCAGCTGGTAACGGATAATTTCCAGTACTTTCTGGATATGCTTGACGAATTCCTTCGGGGTCTTGATGGGGAGCCGTCTTTTATTGCAGGTAACACCAAACTGATCTCCAAGCTGAGGGCCTGTGCAAGACGTGCTTCCATGTATCAGGTGACTAAGAGTGACTGGGGAACAAATGTAGAAGCTTATGGAAATATTCCTTTTGTGGACCTGGGGGCAAAGCCAGGAACCAATAATGAGGTGGTAGACATTGATACAACCAAAGGAACTACGTCACTTTTCGCAGCAAGGCTGGCACTGGACGGACTCCATGGAGTTTCCTTTGCTGGTGTGGCGCCGGTGCAGACCTGGCTTCCTGATTTTACCACAGCGGGAGCGGTAAAGACCGGTGAGGTAGAAATGAATGCTGCAATCGCTTTAAAGGCTTCAAAGGCAGCCGGTGCATTCCGCAATATCAAAGTAAAATAA
- a CDS encoding minor capsid protein, with translation MLALKDIRRYVSSLGIAADDNVYIGKMDNKKQKSIGVYSRPTTGLANIAIGGMECTTYDTRPVSLLVHWNKCKDDAERAAFDLFEKLKSVSSLTIGDTHINYLRLMVPEPQDVGSDDSGVYEYVIWLDFVYERNR, from the coding sequence ATGTTGGCTTTAAAAGATATCCGGCGGTACGTATCCAGTCTGGGGATCGCTGCGGATGACAATGTCTATATCGGTAAAATGGATAATAAAAAGCAAAAGTCCATCGGAGTTTACAGCCGACCCACCACGGGCCTGGCGAATATTGCTATCGGTGGAATGGAATGCACCACTTATGATACAAGGCCGGTTTCTCTTCTCGTCCACTGGAATAAATGTAAAGATGATGCAGAGAGAGCGGCTTTTGATTTGTTTGAGAAACTAAAAAGCGTATCCAGCCTGACAATAGGAGATACCCACATCAATTATCTTCGCTTAATGGTTCCTGAACCGCAGGATGTTGGCTCAGATGATAGTGGCGTATATGAATATGTGATCTGGCTGGACTTTGTTTATGAAAGGAACAGGTGA